GCAGCGGGCATGCCGGGCATATATAAAGCAATAAAGCAGATGCTAAGCGCGATCGCCATATAGCCTGCTGTATTCCTTTTCCCTGCACGAAACGGACGAACCATTTCGGGCTCCTTTCTACGCAGCCGGACAAATGCCAAAGCGACTAAAAAATAGGCGGAGACGATTCCAAGTCCGCCGGCATTAACGATCCACTGAAGCGCCGGTCGGCCTAACAAAGGAGAGAGCGCGGCGATTGTGCCAAGGAAGAGAATCGCATTAGAAGGAGTTTTAAATCTCGGATGGAGCCGTCCAAACCACGGGGGCAGCATTCCATTTTGCGTCATCGTATACAGCACTCGGCTGCCGCCGATAATAAAGGCGTTCCAGCTTGTGACAATTCCGCAAATCCCGCCCAATATTAAGATTTTTGCGAAAACTTCTGATCCAAAAACAGCGGCCATCGCATCGGCTGTCGCTAATTGAGATACAGCCAGAGCTTCTTTATCCAATGCTAATGATACACCAAAAGCAATCGCTAAGTAAAAAACAACGGCACAGCTAACAGAGAGAATCACTATTTTCCCTATATCTCTAAATGGAATATGGGCTTCGCGAGCCACTTGAGGAATAACATCAAATCCAACAAACAGAAAGGGGATCATGATTAAGACGGCCATTATTCCAGCCGCCCCATCGGCAAAAAACGGCTGCAAGTTCCGCGGGTCCCCATTTACAGCTGAACCGAAAATCAGCATAAGTCCAATGAGAATAATCGCACTGGTCAGCACCACCTGCGCAATAGCCGCTTCCTTAATGCCAACAAAGTTGATCAAGGTCAGCAAAACAGCTCCTGCTGTTCCAATCAGCACCCAGTTAATATAAACATCCCAGCCGGCAATGGTCCATAAATAGCCTGCTTGATAATTAGGGATAAGATATTCTATTACGGTCGGCAAAGCCACCGCTTCAAATGCAACGACCGACACATATCCCAGCGTCAATGCCCAGGAGGCAATAAAGGAGGCTTTTCTGCCCAGCCCGCGGCTGACATGGTGATTGATTCCCCCTGAGGGCATGGCAGCAGAAAGCTCTGCATAGGTTAAGCCAACAAAGATGACGAGCAAGCCGCCAACAATAAAGGCAATCAAGGAGCCGATTGAGCCGGCCTGCACAATCCAATTGCCCGAAAGAACTACCCATCCCCAGCCGAGCATGGCGCCCATTGCTAAAAATAAGACATCGATTTTAGATAAAACTTTTTTCACCTCGCGGCTTTTTGTCTCCATCTCCTTCAGTCCCCTCAATATATTTTCGAACTTTCCTCGCTGCTGAGGATTGACTGATGCCAAGAGCTTTGGCGACTTTGTAGGTGGATGAAAATTGTCCATAAGCCTGAACGATCATTTTCCGCTCAACTTCTTCTACCATTTTCGGAAGGGTCTTCCCTGCTGTTTCGGAAAGCTCCTGCGGAAACATCTCCAGCGGCAAATCATGAATGGTAACGATTTCATCACTGGTCACAACTAATCTTTCCACCATGTTTTCCAGCTCCCGGATATTTCCTGCCCACTCGTGGTGTAAAAAAGCGTGGAGAACCTGTGGAGAAAAACGGATTTGGCTGTTGTATTGCTGATTGAAATAATCGAGAAAATGATAGGTTAACGGAATGATATCTTCCTTCCGCTCCCGCAGAGGCGGAATATGAATGGGAATGACATTCAGCCGGTAATATAAATCCCGGCGAAAGCTCCCCTGCTCCGCCATTTTTTTCAGATCTTTATTCGTCGCGGCAATGATTCTTACATCCAGTGAGATCGGCCTTGCCGCTCCTACAGGCCGGATTGTCTTTTCCTGAAGGACGTGCAGCAGCTTTCCCTGCACGGCTAGCGGCAATTCCCCGACCTCGTCTAAGAATAGCGTGCCGTTATGGGATAATTCGATCAGGCCCTTTTTTCCTTCACGAAACGCTCCGGTAAACGTGCCGCCTTCATAGCCAAATAGCTCAGATTCAACTAATTGTTCAGGAAGCGCCGCACAATTGATTTCGTTCAGCACTCCATTCCTCCTGTTGCTCAGCTGATGAATTGAGCGGACAATTCTGCTTTTTCCAACCCCTGTTTCTCCCAGCAGCAGAACAGTCGAATTGACTTTCGAAATTTTTCTGACGAGCGTCATGACTTTCCCCATTTGTTTGCTTTTGGAAATGAGACCGTCTAATTCATGCGGTTCATTCACTTCTTTTTTATACGTGGCCAGCTGACCCTCCAGCTCTTCCAGCTTATTTCTCAGCTGCATAATTTCCGTTAAATCACGCGAATAGCTGATGACGCTCTTTAAAGACCCGTCTGGATTAAATACCGGTTTCGTACGCACATGGAAATAGCGGCCGTTATTCGTCACCTGAAACAATTCCATCGGCTGCTTGCTTTCAATGACCTTTAAGGTAGCAGAAGGATAGAAAAGACCCATCTTTTCCAAGTCCTGTACGTGCTTGCCCACCAGATCCCCTGCTTCAGGATAATTGTTTTGGCAGGTTGAATTCACTCGAATGATGACTCCTTCCGCATCCGTCATCAGAATTTCATCGAAAGACGATTCAAAAATATCAAATAATTCGTCACGCACTAAATCCTGATTCCTCATCATAATCAGCTACCTCCCGATCGTCTTTCCCTTCATTATAACAAAAAAGGTTTTTCAGGAGATTAGCTGCTTCCTTAAGCCTGTACAGATAATTGGGATACAGCTGCTTCGAAAGCGTCGTCTAAAATAGCCAATCCTTCTGCTACTTGTTCATCGGTGATCACAAGCGGCATTAAGAAGCGCAGAACATTGCCATAAGCGCCCGCACTAATAACTAGCAGCCCGCGGTTATTCGCTTCGACAATAATGGCATTCGTTAGTTCTTTATACGGTTGCTTCGTTTGGCGATCCTTGACAATTTCTATTGCCACCATTGAGCCGAGGCCCCGGATATCGCCAATTTCCTGATGCTTCTCGGCTAATTGGCGAAAATGTTCCGCCACCCATTTTCCCAGCTCTTCTCCGCGCTCGTTCAAGCGCTCTTCTTTCATAATATCGATCACCGCTAAAGCTGCCGCACATCCAAGCGGGCTTCCAGAATATGTTCCACCCAGTTCTCCAGCATTGGCGACCTCCATTATTTCTTTGCGCCCTACGACCGCGCTAATCGGCACACCGGCAGCCATTGATTTAGACACGGTCATTAAATCTGGCTCAATGCCAAAATGTTCAATTGCAAATTGTTTGCCTGTCCGACCAAATCCCGTTTGAATTTCATCCGCAATAAATACAATGCCATGCTGCCGGCAAATGTCATACACCGCTTGAATAAAGCGCTTAGGAGCTGGAATGAAACCGCCTTCTCCTTGCACCGGCTCGATAATGGCCGCCGCAATCCCTTCAGGCGCCACATCATTGACGAAGAAGTCTTTGAATTGATCTATGATCATATCGATATACTGTTCTTCCGTTACGCCATCAGGACGGCGGTATGTGTACGGAAACGGCGCTTTATATACTTCTGGTGCAAACGGTCCAAACTCGAATTTATAAGGCTTCACTTTACTGGTCATCGTCATCGTGAGTAAAGTGCGTCCATGATAAGCGCGGGAGAAGGAAATAACTCCGCTGCGCTTTGTATATTTGCGCGCAATTTTCACCGCGTTTTCAACGGCTTCTGCCCCGCTGTTTAATAGGATAGCTTGTTTAGCATGTTTTCCCGGCACAAGTTCGGCTAACTTCTCACAAAGCTCAATATACGGTTCATACATCATGACATTGAACCCCGGATGAATATATTGGTCAATTTGTTTATGCAGCGCTTCAACTACTTTCGGATGGCAGTGGCCGACATTCATCGTACCGATTGCTCCAACGAAGTCGATAAAGGTATTGCCGTCTACATCGGTGATTAAAGCGCCCTCTGCTTTTTCCGCAAATGTCGGAACGCCATTGGACACACCTTTGACGACAGCCGCTTGTCTTCTTTCTAATAATTTCTTCGCTTTTTCTCCCGGCAGGCTTCCTGTAACTTTCGCAAATTTTCTAGTCATGTTCATTCCCCTTCTTCCCCAAAGTATTTGCATAACAAATAATGCAAATACTGTGCCAATTCAGAAAACGTGATAAAAATCACACTAAACATCATCGATCTAAAGCTTTCTTAAGTCAAAATTGACTTGATTAAGTCAATTTTGACTTAAGAAAGTTAAAAAGAAGAGCAGGCAGCGCCTACTCTTCTGGAATGAGTTCAGCTCGATAGCCGTACTTCTCCATTTCCCTATATATCACTTTTAACTTTGGGTTTCCTTCCCCAACGATCCTGCCTTCAAGAAGCACAACCGGATAAAACAGCTCTTCTTCAATGACGCGCTTGGCAAAGCTTTTTTTCTCTTCATCTTCAGGCGGCGCAAAAATATCCACATAGCTAATCAGAAACGGCTGCTTCGGAAACTTTCTGGAGATAGCTGCTTCCAGCCACTCATATGTCTCTTTTGAAGAAGGCAAATTCACACAGCTGGGACAAAGCTGCTCCGTACCGTAGACAATAATCTCAACTTGTTTGTTCATTCTCTCCCCCACTTTGCAACTCTTTCTCCTTATTGTATCGAAAATTAAACGGATCCGATATAGAAAGATGGCCATGTTGAGAATGTATATCCCGCATGTAAGTTGCCGTTCGTTCAAGCCTGCACGAAGCAGGTGATATAGACGCTGCCATATTAGCCATTATGCTTCTATTCAGCTGCGGGGGTGAACGAAAATCCCGACTGTTTGATCGTTCACTTGATTAATCATGGATTTTTTTATTTATAGTCATTATAATAGGAACAAGAAAGGAGTCGATATAAATGGCAGATCAGCAAATAGTTGAACAAGTAAAAGAAGTCTTAGATAAATTGCGCCCGTTTTTACTTCGCGACGGCGGAGATTGTGAACTTGTAGATGTGGAGGATGGCATCGTTAAGCTGCGCTTGCTCGGCGCTTGCGGCAGCTGCCCAAGCTCCACCATCACATTAAAAGCCGGCATTGAACGCGCTCTGCTTGAAGAAGTTCCTGGCGTTGTTGAAGTAGAACAGGTATTCTAAAGAATTATGCTCGTCTCGTTGAAGCGCACCCCGGAAGTTAGAGTCAAAACCTGGCTTTCGGGGTGTTTTATTATGGAGATTAGAGCTGCGCTTAAAAGCTGGCGGCTGAATAGAAGAATCTGAATGCCCTCCCCGGGTACAAATGGCTCAACGATTCAAACTGCTCAGAAAAAAGGCCCGAGCATAAGACCGCTCCGGCACAGCTTACGATCGAAAGCTCAAAAGATCTTTATTGACTAGCGTTTTCGGAGGACGTCCGTCAAAGATGGCATCAAGGTTATCGCAGCACACTTCCATCATCGCCAGGCGTGTTTCTTTCGTAGCGCTGCCAATATGCGGAAGCGCCACGATGTTGTCCAAGGCTAGGAGCGGATGATTGGCAGCGATCGGTTCCTGTTCGAATACATCCAATCCGGCGGCTGCGATCTCTCCCGCCTGCAGCGCCTCTAGCAGGGCCCGTTCATTAATGATCGGTCCGCGGCTGGCGTTGATGAAGATGGCGTCTTTTTTCATTTTTTGAAAATGCTCGCGCTGGAATAGGCCTTTTGTTTGCTCAGTTAGCGGAGCCAAGCAGATAACGAAGTCCGCTTGTTCCAGCAATTCATCAAAGGTGCAGTAGCGGGCGCCCAGCATTTCTTCAGCCACTTCATGACGGCTGCGATTATGATAAATGATATCCATATCAAAGCCAGCAGCTCGTTTGGCTACGGCGGTTCCAATCTTGCCCATGCCGACAATACCGATCGTTTTATGATGCACATCCACCCCGACTAACTGCATCGGAGACCAGCTTTTCCACTGATTCTGTTTAACAAAATCCGCCGCCTCAATCATCCGGCGAGCGGTGGCCAAAAGCAGAGCAAACGTTAGATCGGCCGTCGTGTCAGTCAAGACATCCGGCGTATTGCAAACCGCAATTTGATGCCGGCTCGCTGCAGCCAAATCAATATTGTCATAGCCAACCGCCATGTTTGCCGCCACCCTTAACTGAGTAGCATGGGAAAACAGCTCCTCGTCAAGCTTGTCTGAAATAACGGATATCAGGGCATCGGCCGTTTTCACCTTTTCCAGCAGCAGCTTTCTCGGCACTGGAATCTCCTCTTCGGGCCATATTTCAACTTCATACCTTTTCCTTAATCGTGAAATGATTATATCCGGCAATTTTCTAGTGACATACACATACGGTTTCACTATTCCACCTTCTTTCCGCATCCCTTTGCACTTCCATATTACCACAGCTTTCCTTACTTTAACCAAGCGATCTCAGGAATTTGCATGGCGCTCACCCGCACGCCCGCCCTTTCGTAAAAGGACGCTAAAAACTGTTCATATTCCCGCGAGTGCTTGATATACTTTTTCAACTCTTCCTCTTTTTCTTTTTTGACATGGAGAGAAGAAGTCGAAGCGTGAATCGCCGCACAGTCAAAATAATGCTGAGGAAACAGCAGACGGGCATAGATCATGCGCCAGGAAAACGCGGAGAATGGCTCCGCTTGCTGATATTCGTGTAGAAAGCTTTCAAAACGGGAACGATAAAGAAGAGTGCCTTCCCAATAAGAAGAACGCAGCCATTCGGACACATCCCGTACGCGATGATCATACGCCCAGTCGAACGGATTCCGCATTATCGGAGCCTTCTCCCAAACCTGAGGACGAAAGGATTTATGGCAAATTGTACCATAATCACTGGACTCTGGGCGTGCATCCATTTCCGTATCAGCCACATATTGAATAGCATTTTCTGCCATGCCCATATAATAAGGGTAGCTTTCAATTACTAAAGAAGCAAACGGTTCATCAGGCTGTTTTTCCATCATCTTGCTCACCGATTTTTCTAATGTCTCAAGCTGCTTCTCCCATATGTTCTTCCACTGGGCGAATTCACTCGCTTTCTTTATTTCAAGAGGAAGTGTTTTTCCCCTGCTGTGAAATTTGAACAGGCTGGAAGCGGAGAAAGAGTAGCGGGATGTCCGCGGCTTACTGACGAGAACGGCGTAATCCTTCTCTTCTTCCGTCACTAGGAAGTGGCCGCCCGCTGCCGGCACGAAAGCGGCTACTTTGCGGTCTCCCTGCCGAATGATATGCTGTGACATCTGGTGCAGCTCGTATAAATATTGCGGTTCTTTGTTCGTTACATCGACAATAGTATAAAGTAATCCCTCACTTTCATAATGCATGCCTTGCGAGGAACGGACTCCTCTGTCCGTCTGAATATGAAACCGCCGCTCTAGCAATTCCTTTCCATCCATCCTGCACCCCTCCTTTTAGTTTAGATGGCGGGTTGACGCGGAAATCGGTGCCTAGCATTTTGTGAAATGAAGGATATTCACTTCTTAATCTGGAATTATAAGACTGCGGGAATATCTGTTACTAACATATTAGAGAAAAAGGTGATTATATGACTGTCAATAAAAAACAAGTAATGAGCATGTCAGAAAAAACAGCGCGGCGCTGGCTGAAAGAGAGGGGCGTAACGATGGAGGACATCGCCGAGCTGGTGCTGTTTTTGCAAAAGAAATATTATCCCGATTTAACGCTCGATGAATGCAAGGAGAATATTGAACATGTGCTGAGAAAACGCGAGGTGCAAAATGCCATTATAACCGGCATTCAGCTAGATATGCTAGCGGAAAAAGGATTGCTAGATGACCCGCTGCAATCTATCATCGCCACAGATGAAAGCCTATATGGCATTGATGAGACGCTGGCTTTGGCCATCATCAACGTTTACGGCTCCATCGGCTTCACGAACTACGGATATATCGATAAAGAGAAGCCTGGCATTTTGCAATATTTAAATGATAAATCTCATGGGAAAGTTCATACCTTCCTTGATGATATCGTCGGTGCCATTGCCGCAGCAGCTTCAAGCCGGCTAGCTCACCGAGCCGCTAATACGGAGTAAAGGCAAAAAGGCTGTTCCCGGTTAATGGTTCGGGAACAGCCTTTTCGAGATTTTCCTTTTAGAGCAGCCATTCGTCAAGCGTGCGGACGGTGTAGGTCGGCTGCACCTTGACTTTTTGCAAGTGCTCAGCTTGAGTAACACCTGTATGTACAAGCAGCGTGTCCATTCCCGCTCGAATGCCTGCCAAAATGTCGGTATCATAATTGTCGCCCACCATGAGCGTTTCTTCTTTTTTCGTACCAAGCACTTTAAGAGCCTGTTCCATAATAACGGATTCCGGCTTGCCGATGAAAATCGGTTCCGTACCCGTTGAAACAGACACGACAGCTGTGATGGAGCCGTTTCCTGGCAATAAGCCTCTTTCCGTCGGGATAGCAACATCGCCATTGGTGGATATAAATATCGCCCCGTTGCGCACAGCTAAACAAGCAGTCGCCAGCTTCTCATAATTGATGTTTCGGTCAATCCCCACGACGACAAAATCCGAATTCTCATGATCGACAACTGCATGCCCTCTTTGGGTCAAAGCAGAGCGGATGCCCTCTTCGCCGATCACATACACAGAGGCCTTTTCTTT
The Bacillus xiapuensis DNA segment above includes these coding regions:
- a CDS encoding APC family permease produces the protein METKSREVKKVLSKIDVLFLAMGAMLGWGWVVLSGNWIVQAGSIGSLIAFIVGGLLVIFVGLTYAELSAAMPSGGINHHVSRGLGRKASFIASWALTLGYVSVVAFEAVALPTVIEYLIPNYQAGYLWTIAGWDVYINWVLIGTAGAVLLTLINFVGIKEAAIAQVVLTSAIILIGLMLIFGSAVNGDPRNLQPFFADGAAGIMAVLIMIPFLFVGFDVIPQVAREAHIPFRDIGKIVILSVSCAVVFYLAIAFGVSLALDKEALAVSQLATADAMAAVFGSEVFAKILILGGICGIVTSWNAFIIGGSRVLYTMTQNGMLPPWFGRLHPRFKTPSNAILFLGTIAALSPLLGRPALQWIVNAGGLGIVSAYFLVALAFVRLRRKEPEMVRPFRAGKRNTAGYMAIALSICFIALYMPGMPAALLWPHEWLMIAGWMGMGLFFFVQMQRNRYEMWNQTSIKEENEHEELENVY
- a CDS encoding sigma-54 interaction domain-containing protein, encoding MMRNQDLVRDELFDIFESSFDEILMTDAEGVIIRVNSTCQNNYPEAGDLVGKHVQDLEKMGLFYPSATLKVIESKQPMELFQVTNNGRYFHVRTKPVFNPDGSLKSVISYSRDLTEIMQLRNKLEELEGQLATYKKEVNEPHELDGLISKSKQMGKVMTLVRKISKVNSTVLLLGETGVGKSRIVRSIHQLSNRRNGVLNEINCAALPEQLVESELFGYEGGTFTGAFREGKKGLIELSHNGTLFLDEVGELPLAVQGKLLHVLQEKTIRPVGAARPISLDVRIIAATNKDLKKMAEQGSFRRDLYYRLNVIPIHIPPLRERKEDIIPLTYHFLDYFNQQYNSQIRFSPQVLHAFLHHEWAGNIRELENMVERLVVTSDEIVTIHDLPLEMFPQELSETAGKTLPKMVEEVERKMIVQAYGQFSSTYKVAKALGISQSSAARKVRKYIEGTEGDGDKKPRGEKSFI
- the gabT gene encoding 4-aminobutyrate--2-oxoglutarate transaminase; protein product: MTRKFAKVTGSLPGEKAKKLLERRQAAVVKGVSNGVPTFAEKAEGALITDVDGNTFIDFVGAIGTMNVGHCHPKVVEALHKQIDQYIHPGFNVMMYEPYIELCEKLAELVPGKHAKQAILLNSGAEAVENAVKIARKYTKRSGVISFSRAYHGRTLLTMTMTSKVKPYKFEFGPFAPEVYKAPFPYTYRRPDGVTEEQYIDMIIDQFKDFFVNDVAPEGIAAAIIEPVQGEGGFIPAPKRFIQAVYDICRQHGIVFIADEIQTGFGRTGKQFAIEHFGIEPDLMTVSKSMAAGVPISAVVGRKEIMEVANAGELGGTYSGSPLGCAAALAVIDIMKEERLNERGEELGKWVAEHFRQLAEKHQEIGDIRGLGSMVAIEIVKDRQTKQPYKELTNAIIVEANNRGLLVISAGAYGNVLRFLMPLVITDEQVAEGLAILDDAFEAAVSQLSVQA
- a CDS encoding YuzD family protein, with amino-acid sequence MNKQVEIIVYGTEQLCPSCVNLPSSKETYEWLEAAISRKFPKQPFLISYVDIFAPPEDEEKKSFAKRVIEEELFYPVVLLEGRIVGEGNPKLKVIYREMEKYGYRAELIPEE
- a CDS encoding 2-hydroxyacid dehydrogenase; its protein translation is MVKPYVYVTRKLPDIIISRLRKRYEVEIWPEEEIPVPRKLLLEKVKTADALISVISDKLDEELFSHATQLRVAANMAVGYDNIDLAAASRHQIAVCNTPDVLTDTTADLTFALLLATARRMIEAADFVKQNQWKSWSPMQLVGVDVHHKTIGIVGMGKIGTAVAKRAAGFDMDIIYHNRSRHEVAEEMLGARYCTFDELLEQADFVICLAPLTEQTKGLFQREHFQKMKKDAIFINASRGPIINERALLEALQAGEIAAAGLDVFEQEPIAANHPLLALDNIVALPHIGSATKETRLAMMEVCCDNLDAIFDGRPPKTLVNKDLLSFRS
- the yutH gene encoding spore coat putative kinase YutH, with protein sequence MDGKELLERRFHIQTDRGVRSSQGMHYESEGLLYTIVDVTNKEPQYLYELHQMSQHIIRQGDRKVAAFVPAAGGHFLVTEEEKDYAVLVSKPRTSRYSFSASSLFKFHSRGKTLPLEIKKASEFAQWKNIWEKQLETLEKSVSKMMEKQPDEPFASLVIESYPYYMGMAENAIQYVADTEMDARPESSDYGTICHKSFRPQVWEKAPIMRNPFDWAYDHRVRDVSEWLRSSYWEGTLLYRSRFESFLHEYQQAEPFSAFSWRMIYARLLFPQHYFDCAAIHASTSSLHVKKEKEEELKKYIKHSREYEQFLASFYERAGVRVSAMQIPEIAWLK
- a CDS encoding phosphatidylglycerophosphatase A family protein, which produces MTVNKKQVMSMSEKTARRWLKERGVTMEDIAELVLFLQKKYYPDLTLDECKENIEHVLRKREVQNAIITGIQLDMLAEKGLLDDPLQSIIATDESLYGIDETLALAIINVYGSIGFTNYGYIDKEKPGILQYLNDKSHGKVHTFLDDIVGAIAAAASSRLAHRAANTE
- a CDS encoding TIGR01457 family HAD-type hydrolase, whose translation is MKEYKGYLIDLDGTMYRGTEKIEQAGDFITRLIAHKIPYLFVTNNSSRTPEQVAEKLMKFDIPATPEQVFTTSMATANFIAERKEKASVYVIGEEGIRSALTQRGHAVVDHENSDFVVVGIDRNINYEKLATACLAVRNGAIFISTNGDVAIPTERGLLPGNGSITAVVSVSTGTEPIFIGKPESVIMEQALKVLGTKKEETLMVGDNYDTDILAGIRAGMDTLLVHTGVTQAEHLQKVKVQPTYTVRTLDEWLL